A portion of the Lolium rigidum isolate FL_2022 chromosome 1, APGP_CSIRO_Lrig_0.1, whole genome shotgun sequence genome contains these proteins:
- the LOC124657263 gene encoding uncharacterized protein LOC124657263 produces the protein MDFRSRTDSAEEARHREVMDDMGVYEAQWALSKVAEQSDVQPGQNRLLLTKDTVRGGSIPKVFPELEQLREDGLNAEVKVPVMVLDGEGREYAVNLRYLNSNKAYRVMGPPWRLFVQESGMSRGDRLDLYTCRRADDGKRCLFAFITKGCDAWCTKARKRARQPAADAIRDIYAEFLPASNGGRAAGGGDDGSHLDLGDLDYTRPKRDRGRDRRRSKNGASHVGREDHNNLFPTNDGVHAWAGGFQEDYGFCKPERRREDDKAPSWYLDATPDEIEAAKGLLMLKYALLAQRRYY, from the coding sequence ATGGATTTTCGCTCCCGCACAGACTCCGCAGAGGAAGCTCGCCACCGGGAGGTGATGGACGACATGGGCGTGTACGAGGCCCAGTGGGCGCTGTCGAAGGTGGCGGAGCAGTCGGACGTCCAGCCCGGGCAGAACCGGCTTCTGCTCACCAAGGACACGGTGCGCGGCGGCTCTATCCCTAAGGTCTTCCCGGAGCTTGAGCAGCTCCGGGAGGACGGCCTGAACGCCGAGGTCAAGGTTCCCGTCATGGTCCTCGACGGGGAGGGCCGGGAGTATGCCGTGAACCTCCGGTACCTCAACTCCAACAAGGCATACCGAGTCATGGGCCCCCCCTGGAGGTTGTTCGTGCAGGAGAGCGGCATGTCCAGGGGCGACCGCCTTGACCTGTACACGTGCAGGCGCGCCGACGACGGCaagcgctgcctcttcgccttcaTCACCAAGGGATGCGACGCTTGGTGCACCAAGGCTCGTAAGCGCGCCCGGCAGCCGGCCGCCGACGCCATCCGTGATATTTACGCGGAGTTCTTGCCCGCCAGTAATGGTGGGCGGGCTGCAGGCGGCGGTGACGATGGCAGCCATCTTGATCTCGGAGACCTCGACTACACCCGACCAAAGAGAGACCGTGGCAGAGATCGCAGGAGATCCAAGAACGGTGCTAGCCATGTCGGGAGAGAAGATCATAATAACCTGTTTCCGACGAACGACGGTGTGCACGCTTGGGCCGGTGGTTTCCAAGAAGACTACGGATTCTGCAAGCCCGAGAGGAGAAGGGAAGACGACAAAGCACCATCTTGGTATCTTGATGCCACTCCCGACGAAATAGAGGCTGCCAAAGGCCTCCTCATGCTCAAATATGCTCTTTTGGCTCAGCGTCGTTATTATTAG
- the LOC124657272 gene encoding uncharacterized protein LOC124657272 has translation MGYIFPSRGSATERRMDPAEEARHREVMDGMGVYDAQWALSKVAEQSDVQPGQNRLLLTKDTVRGGSIPEVFPELVKLREDGLSAEVKVPVMVLDGEGREYAVNLRYLNSNKAYRVMGPPWRLFVQESGMSRGDRLDLYTCRRGDGQRCLFAFIAKGAGGSPRSDDGRGILHQNPYTFH, from the exons ATGGGGTACATCTTCCCCAGCAGAGGAAGCGCCACGGAGCGCCGCATGGACCCCGCAGAGGAAGCGCGGCACCGGGAGGTGATGGACGGCATGGGCGTGTACGATGCCCAGTGGGCGCTGTCGAAGGTGGCGGAGCAGTCGGACGTCCAGCCCGGGCAGAACCGGCTTCTGCTCACCAAGGACACGGTGCGCGGCGGCTCTATCCCCGAGGTCTTCCCGGAGCTGGTGAAGCTCCGCGAGGACGGCCTGAGCGCCGAGGTCAAGGTCCCCGTCATGGTCCTCGACGGGGAGGGCCGGGAGTATGCCGTGAACCTCCGGTACCTCAACTCCAACAAGGCATACCGGGTCATGGGGCCCCCCTGGAGGTTGTTCGTGCAGGAGAGCGGCATGTCCAGGGGCGACCGCCTCGATCTCTACACGTGCAGGCGCGGCGACGGCCAACGCTGCCTCTTCGCGTTCATCGCCAAGGGTGCCGGTGGTAGTCCCCGGAGCGACGACGGAC GTGGAATTTTGCATCAGAATCCATACACGTTCCATTGA